The following proteins come from a genomic window of Candidatus Bathyarchaeia archaeon:
- a CDS encoding DUF354 domain-containing protein, which translates to MLNVGDAFSQRLIVLSSYLRNKQEAAKSSQMHVFIDILTPKQCMLFAELSEQLRSEGHKVSETTREYREVNQLLKMKGIEARVVGRHGGAALKDKLEASAQRTLELASIVAESQPDVVVSFASPEMSRVAFGLHLPHVCLNDSPHSEAVARLTVPFVSLLLTPKFVPKTAWTKFGIVPSRIVQYNAIDPWAWLKDFKPDEKVLRRLGLVASQPIVVFRAEESFASYLLGRTSKNPTWTPLLENMLESNLNLQAVVLPRYESQIDFLTEKFGQHAVICRSTVDAPSLLSYTSVFVGAGGTMTAEAALLGVPTFSCYPGKPFLIEDYLVKKGLIIRETNCMRIREKVLKTLDNIETVRKTQAMKARKLTNTFEDPIKAIVKAIEQMS; encoded by the coding sequence ATGCTTAATGTAGGCGACGCATTTTCCCAACGCTTAATAGTACTATCCTCTTATCTGAGGAACAAGCAAGAAGCGGCGAAGTCGTCACAAATGCACGTATTCATTGACATACTCACACCCAAACAGTGCATGCTGTTTGCAGAACTGTCAGAACAACTACGCAGTGAAGGTCACAAAGTCTCTGAGACAACCCGAGAGTACAGAGAAGTAAACCAACTGTTGAAAATGAAGGGCATCGAAGCCCGCGTTGTGGGGAGACATGGTGGCGCAGCTCTTAAGGATAAACTTGAAGCAAGCGCCCAACGAACACTTGAGTTGGCTTCAATCGTTGCCGAGTCGCAGCCTGACGTTGTTGTTTCCTTCGCTTCGCCTGAGATGTCCCGAGTAGCCTTTGGCTTGCATCTTCCCCATGTTTGTCTGAACGATTCGCCTCACTCTGAAGCGGTTGCACGTCTAACCGTTCCGTTTGTCAGCTTGCTATTAACGCCGAAATTTGTTCCTAAGACGGCTTGGACCAAATTTGGCATCGTACCAAGCAGAATAGTTCAGTACAACGCGATAGACCCGTGGGCTTGGTTGAAAGACTTCAAACCAGACGAGAAGGTCTTGCGACGACTAGGATTGGTGGCGTCCCAACCTATAGTGGTGTTTCGAGCCGAGGAGTCGTTTGCCAGCTACCTCTTGGGAAGAACATCGAAGAATCCAACGTGGACACCATTACTTGAGAATATGCTGGAATCGAATCTAAACCTTCAAGCCGTAGTCTTGCCCCGCTACGAGTCTCAGATCGATTTCTTAACAGAAAAATTCGGACAACATGCCGTTATATGCAGGTCCACAGTTGATGCCCCCAGCCTACTGTCATATACCTCCGTTTTCGTGGGTGCAGGTGGAACCATGACCGCTGAGGCAGCGTTGCTTGGAGTACCCACATTCTCATGTTATCCCGGCAAACCTTTTCTTATTGAAGATTACCTTGTCAAGAAGGGGTTAATTATTCGAGAAACAAATTGCATGAGAATCAGAGAGAAGGTTTTGAAGACTTTAGATAACATTGAGACAGTAAGGAAGACGCAGGCGATGAAGGCGAGAAAACTAACGAACACTTTTGAAGACCCGATCAAGGCTATTGTAAAAGCCATTGAACAAATGTCGTAG
- a CDS encoding NDP-sugar synthase — protein sequence MKAVIIAGGFGTRLRPLSCTRPKHLFPIGGKPLLDWTLERLADAGVTEIVFAVNYMSGAFVRQYGKSAYGTKTHYCRESKPLGTGGCVKNAERIIGHNESFLLLNGDILSKIDYADLLAQHTRNGGIATIALHRVDDPSRYGVVELADKNRVKRFVEKPPHGKAPSNLINAGVYALSTKILDYIPSKRRVSIEREVFPALARDNELFGYEFSGPWIDIGEPADFLKGNRLLLDSELKKGSIAKTARVASTAIINNPVAIGERTKIGARSTVGPHVTLGEGVAIGKSVLVKNSVIFPRTVVSDFSRIKDAIIGEGVSVGKRVKIVEGCLIGDHVTIHDGVKIAKGVTLCPHKEVTEDTRISKCLM from the coding sequence GTGAAGGCTGTAATCATTGCAGGTGGCTTTGGAACTCGACTCCGCCCATTAAGCTGCACTCGCCCAAAGCATCTTTTCCCAATAGGTGGCAAACCGCTTTTAGACTGGACCCTTGAGCGGCTAGCAGACGCTGGCGTAACAGAAATTGTATTCGCAGTCAACTACATGTCTGGAGCCTTTGTCAGGCAATATGGAAAATCTGCCTACGGCACGAAAACCCATTACTGCCGCGAATCAAAGCCTCTTGGAACAGGCGGTTGCGTCAAAAACGCCGAAAGGATCATTGGACACAATGAGTCTTTCCTCCTTCTGAACGGCGACATTCTCTCAAAAATAGATTACGCGGATCTTCTTGCTCAGCATACAAGGAACGGGGGCATAGCAACGATCGCTCTACATCGAGTTGACGACCCGTCTCGATATGGCGTTGTTGAACTCGCTGACAAAAACCGCGTCAAACGCTTTGTCGAGAAACCGCCGCATGGAAAAGCTCCTAGCAACCTCATTAACGCAGGCGTCTATGCCCTGAGCACCAAAATTCTTGATTACATACCGAGCAAGCGGCGCGTCTCTATTGAGCGTGAAGTTTTTCCAGCTTTGGCTCGCGACAACGAATTGTTCGGTTATGAATTCAGTGGACCGTGGATCGACATTGGCGAACCAGCTGATTTCCTGAAGGGCAATAGGCTTCTACTCGATTCTGAACTCAAGAAAGGGAGCATCGCAAAGACAGCAAGAGTGGCGAGCACAGCAATAATTAACAATCCCGTGGCCATCGGGGAGCGCACAAAGATCGGAGCAAGATCGACAGTTGGTCCCCATGTGACCCTAGGTGAAGGCGTGGCTATTGGAAAAAGCGTCCTAGTCAAGAATTCTGTCATTTTTCCAAGAACAGTGGTCTCAGATTTTTCGCGTATCAAAGACGCAATCATTGGCGAAGGAGTCTCTGTTGGCAAGCGCGTCAAGATCGTTGAAGGCTGCCTAATAGGGGACCACGTTACCATTCATGACGGGGTGAAGATTGCCAAGGGCGTTACGCTCTGCCCCCACAAGGAGGTCACCGAAGACACTCGCATATCCAAATGCTTAATGTAG
- a CDS encoding DNA-directed RNA polymerase subunit P, with protein sequence MADPQKGQDEQGIAYECVKCGAVVSNDELELRGGGVKCTYCGYRVLKKIRPPIVKRIKTQ encoded by the coding sequence ATGGCTGATCCACAAAAGGGACAAGACGAACAGGGTATTGCTTACGAATGCGTCAAGTGCGGCGCTGTGGTTTCAAACGATGAACTTGAGCTTCGCGGCGGCGGAGTCAAATGCACATACTGCGGTTACCGCGTGTTGAAGAAGATCAGACCACCCATTGTGAAACGCATAAAGACGCAGTAG
- a CDS encoding Lrp/AsnC family transcriptional regulator encodes MVMDETDVKILKNLISDARLSSRQISKSVGVSIGTVLTRIKKMEKDGIVRGYSAVVEHEKLGYMLTALIEITVSKGRLLEMENEIARMPNVCAVYDVTGLTDAFVIAKFKSREDLSAFAKRLLALPYVERSNTHVVLTTIKEDFRLV; translated from the coding sequence ATGGTTATGGATGAGACAGATGTCAAGATTCTGAAAAACTTGATCTCTGATGCAAGGCTTTCCTCGCGGCAGATCTCAAAGAGCGTGGGTGTATCCATTGGCACTGTACTCACGCGGATCAAGAAAATGGAAAAGGATGGTATTGTCAGAGGTTACTCCGCGGTGGTGGAACATGAAAAACTGGGTTACATGTTGACTGCGCTAATTGAAATCACAGTGTCGAAAGGACGCTTACTGGAAATGGAGAACGAAATCGCGCGTATGCCCAACGTTTGCGCCGTGTATGATGTCACGGGCTTGACTGACGCGTTTGTCATAGCTAAGTTCAAGAGTCGTGAGGATCTGAGTGCTTTCGCAAAGCGTTTGTTAGCCTTGCCATACGTTGAGAGAAGCAACACGCACGTTGTGTTGACTACAATCAAAGAGGACTTCCGGCTTGTGTGA
- a CDS encoding STT3 domain-containing protein — MSRIRKVFSRENITDAFGRLGFIRVRLTHAALLELSLLTLILMLAFTVRLLPMRWGYYLSEFDPYFQYRLTKDIVQNGYGHWLTWQDTMSWWPWGRDVGYTAFPGLAIVAATLYNIFNALGVPMVPSYAAGPLASDPVYNFVIMFPVVMATLTCLAIYFWGKDIGGKEVGLFTAFFLALNGSYIGRTALGFFDDETIGVFSIIMYSLFFLRAVEKERPIKSSILYSIAGGLSLGLLFTAWGASRYPVGVTLLFVMVLLFLRRYSTNLLVSYGITYAVALAIAINVPHLQGIRFLLEITNIAVFGVFALLCAFEMGHRIKTPRMKSIFVLGTIAVGVAAFATLYAFGYIQPIAGRYLSVINPFDVGAREANPIIVSVQEHRPAAWGTLYYDLGVGILFIPVGFYFAAQNPTNRNIYLILFGLTSIYFASTFVRLTLILAPALCILWALALTRVLKPFITLLREKPLTFKAKMRLEGHVGREFSAALLILIFLLLTVTFVFPSTESRIRGDPFPRVMEQAYVPVTIAAASLPIKPDQTVPDWFDALNWMYYNLPSDAVIASWWDYGYWITTIADKRSLVDNATFNTTQIEQVGLMFMSNETGSIEVLDRFNELGQNRGSSSKVDYVVAFFTFDNQGNDVGYGEESKWRWMANIAFKNLTAHERYGNFSLGRNWTDKNQNGQPEQDELISNPLGENTTMYKMMQWGKKQRVESITATEPEHFELIFWSQKDRSPVVTAGGVHALVTVWRVKR, encoded by the coding sequence ATGAGCAGAATTCGGAAGGTCTTCAGCCGCGAAAATATCACGGATGCATTTGGACGTTTAGGCTTTATCCGCGTCAGACTGACGCACGCTGCCTTATTGGAGCTCTCCCTTCTAACCCTAATTCTCATGCTCGCCTTCACAGTTAGACTTCTCCCCATGCGATGGGGCTACTACCTATCAGAATTCGACCCGTACTTTCAGTATCGTTTGACTAAAGACATTGTACAGAATGGCTACGGTCATTGGTTGACTTGGCAAGACACAATGAGTTGGTGGCCTTGGGGACGAGACGTAGGCTATACAGCTTTTCCTGGACTAGCGATTGTTGCAGCCACACTCTACAATATATTCAACGCGTTAGGCGTGCCCATGGTCCCATCTTATGCAGCGGGCCCGCTTGCCTCTGACCCTGTCTATAACTTCGTAATTATGTTCCCGGTGGTGATGGCAACTCTAACTTGCTTAGCCATATACTTCTGGGGCAAAGACATCGGCGGAAAGGAAGTTGGGTTATTCACGGCCTTTTTCCTGGCGTTAAATGGATCTTACATAGGCAGAACAGCCCTAGGATTTTTCGACGACGAAACCATAGGCGTCTTCAGCATCATCATGTATTCTCTATTCTTCCTGAGAGCAGTAGAGAAAGAAAGACCGATCAAAAGCAGCATACTCTACTCAATAGCAGGAGGCCTTTCACTTGGTCTCCTGTTCACTGCGTGGGGCGCCTCAAGGTACCCGGTTGGAGTGACTTTGTTGTTCGTTATGGTTTTGCTTTTCTTGCGAAGATATTCAACTAACCTGCTTGTATCTTATGGCATAACCTACGCTGTCGCATTGGCAATCGCCATAAACGTGCCACACCTGCAGGGTATCAGATTTCTGCTGGAGATAACTAACATTGCAGTGTTTGGAGTATTCGCATTACTCTGCGCATTTGAGATGGGCCATCGAATAAAGACGCCCAGAATGAAGAGCATCTTTGTGCTAGGCACGATTGCTGTGGGCGTAGCAGCATTTGCGACACTCTACGCGTTTGGATACATACAGCCAATAGCTGGCAGGTACCTGTCAGTTATCAACCCCTTTGATGTAGGCGCGCGCGAGGCAAACCCAATTATTGTTTCAGTGCAAGAGCACAGACCCGCTGCGTGGGGAACACTCTATTACGACCTTGGAGTTGGCATACTCTTCATTCCCGTAGGTTTCTACTTCGCTGCCCAGAACCCAACAAACCGCAACATATACCTGATTCTATTCGGCTTGACTTCAATATACTTCGCCAGCACCTTTGTCCGCTTAACACTAATTCTGGCTCCAGCCCTGTGCATCCTCTGGGCGCTGGCACTCACAAGGGTCTTAAAACCGTTCATCACACTTCTGAGAGAGAAACCACTAACGTTTAAGGCTAAGATGCGGCTGGAGGGACATGTAGGAAGAGAATTCAGCGCTGCACTCCTAATACTCATATTCCTTCTGCTCACAGTGACCTTCGTCTTCCCAAGCACTGAATCCAGAATAAGAGGAGACCCCTTCCCAAGAGTCATGGAACAGGCCTACGTGCCAGTTACGATAGCAGCAGCAAGCTTGCCGATTAAGCCCGATCAAACAGTGCCCGACTGGTTTGACGCATTGAATTGGATGTATTATAACCTGCCGTCAGACGCTGTTATTGCAAGCTGGTGGGACTATGGCTACTGGATCACAACCATTGCAGACAAACGATCGCTTGTGGACAACGCAACCTTCAACACAACCCAAATAGAACAGGTCGGCTTGATGTTCATGTCAAACGAAACTGGCTCAATAGAAGTGCTTGACAGGTTCAACGAATTGGGTCAGAATCGCGGATCCTCATCCAAGGTTGATTATGTCGTAGCATTCTTCACTTTTGACAATCAAGGCAACGACGTGGGATATGGCGAAGAAAGCAAGTGGCGATGGATGGCAAACATTGCTTTCAAGAATTTGACAGCTCACGAACGCTACGGCAACTTCTCCCTAGGAAGAAACTGGACTGACAAGAACCAAAACGGACAACCTGAACAAGATGAGCTAATCAGTAATCCACTCGGCGAGAACACCACCATGTACAAGATGATGCAATGGGGAAAGAAACAGAGAGTTGAATCAATCACTGCGACCGAACCCGAGCACTTTGAACTCATCTTTTGGTCTCAAAAAGACAGGTCTCCAGTGGTCACCGCTGGAGGCGTACACGCACTCGTGACTGTATGGAGAGTAAAGCGCTAG
- a CDS encoding nucleotide sugar dehydrogenase — MAASAPDSRAMKLDARDLDTPGKRAKYTVSIVGCGRIGLPTACAFAEAGFQVIGVDADPNVISLLKKGKTPFVETDLSAIVKKYVKINRLTVTADAQLAASQSDVIVIVVATTVDEKKKPNYTHVEKACKDVGMGLRRGSLVILASTVGPGITETLVKEALENASGLRAGRDFGLVNSPTRAAPGRILQDLTNYARVVGAINEQSYIAASLFLRTIAKGSIVKVRDLKTAETVKLFENVYRDVCLALSNDFSVLCEKIKVDYLEAQVAANSQPYCHLLRPGIVGGHIPKDPYLLLEEAEAAGVKLSLVVLARKVNDEMPARAVQLTRDALSKYQKPFRRSKIALLGVSYSSNTKEHRGSAVGKLVKMLTDKGAVVRVFDPLYTYKELKDLGYSAERTIAKTIEGTDCIIIVVGHNRFKQLNLKRLKLLMTRSAAIVDMGHVIEPERAEKAGFVYRGVGRGVWTK; from the coding sequence GTGGCTGCGTCCGCACCTGACTCAAGGGCTATGAAACTCGACGCCAGAGACTTGGACACACCGGGGAAACGTGCAAAATACACTGTTTCAATTGTCGGATGCGGACGAATAGGACTGCCTACGGCATGTGCTTTTGCAGAGGCTGGGTTTCAAGTTATCGGCGTGGACGCAGATCCCAACGTCATCAGCCTTCTGAAGAAGGGTAAAACTCCATTTGTCGAGACGGATCTTAGCGCGATTGTGAAAAAATATGTGAAAATCAACCGCTTAACGGTGACAGCCGATGCGCAACTAGCTGCGTCGCAAAGTGACGTAATCGTCATTGTTGTCGCCACGACTGTTGATGAAAAAAAGAAACCTAACTATACCCATGTTGAGAAAGCCTGTAAAGACGTTGGCATGGGACTTCGTCGTGGCTCGCTGGTAATTCTTGCTAGCACTGTAGGCCCTGGAATCACTGAGACTCTGGTTAAAGAGGCTTTGGAAAATGCTTCAGGTTTGAGGGCTGGAAGAGACTTTGGACTTGTAAACAGCCCAACCCGTGCAGCTCCAGGGCGAATACTGCAAGACTTGACGAACTATGCACGTGTGGTAGGCGCCATAAACGAGCAGAGTTACATTGCTGCTAGCCTTTTCCTGAGAACCATAGCAAAAGGCAGTATAGTCAAAGTTCGGGACTTGAAAACTGCGGAAACGGTTAAACTTTTCGAAAACGTGTATCGTGATGTTTGTTTAGCCTTATCCAACGACTTCAGTGTGCTGTGCGAGAAGATCAAAGTGGACTATTTGGAAGCTCAAGTCGCTGCCAACTCACAACCGTATTGCCATTTGCTTCGTCCGGGAATCGTCGGCGGGCATATCCCCAAAGACCCGTACCTTCTTTTGGAAGAGGCTGAAGCCGCTGGCGTCAAACTGAGTTTGGTGGTCTTGGCTAGAAAGGTTAACGATGAAATGCCTGCGCGCGCTGTTCAGTTGACGCGTGACGCGTTGAGTAAGTATCAGAAGCCGTTCAGAAGGTCAAAGATTGCTTTGTTGGGTGTTTCGTACTCTTCGAATACTAAGGAACATAGGGGAAGCGCAGTTGGCAAACTGGTTAAGATGCTTACCGATAAGGGCGCGGTTGTGCGCGTCTTTGATCCGCTTTACACGTATAAGGAGTTGAAGGATCTGGGCTATTCTGCTGAAAGAACCATAGCGAAGACCATTGAAGGAACGGATTGCATAATCATCGTCGTGGGACACAATCGTTTCAAGCAGTTGAACCTGAAAAGGCTGAAGTTGCTTATGACTAGAAGTGCGGCTATAGTTGACATGGGGCATGTCATTGAACCTGAAAGGGCTGAAAAAGCAGGTTTCGTTTATCGTGGAGTGGGTAGAGGAGTGTGGACTAAATGA
- a CDS encoding Gfo/Idh/MocA family oxidoreductase: protein MRKLGIAVIGAGFWGRNHARNLKELSETRLVAICDKDEAKAKAVAELFGVDAYSDSRKMLKRKDVEAVTVCTWSTNLAVEAMTALKAGKHVLVEKPMANNLQEARKIVALAERKQQHLMVGFLMRFIPGLQRIKQAVEKGEIGTVVYATARRVSQWPERIGDVGVVKDLAIHDIDITRYIFNDEPVEVYARAGSFRHKKFEDHAQILITFKGKKTAFIEANWLTPYKIRKLTVTGSEAIMTLDYITQEIIIETSGQTMAPRYDVKEPLKLELQHFATSVLDDKRPIITGLDGLKALQIAEAALKSARKGSAVKLKPL from the coding sequence ATGAGAAAATTGGGTATTGCTGTTATCGGTGCTGGATTCTGGGGACGAAATCACGCTCGAAACTTGAAAGAATTGAGCGAGACACGTTTGGTTGCTATCTGTGACAAAGACGAAGCCAAAGCCAAAGCAGTTGCTGAACTCTTCGGAGTCGACGCTTACAGTGACAGTCGCAAGATGCTGAAAAGAAAAGATGTGGAAGCAGTCACTGTTTGCACGTGGTCTACTAACTTGGCAGTAGAGGCTATGACGGCACTGAAAGCTGGAAAACACGTGCTAGTCGAAAAACCGATGGCAAACAATTTGCAGGAAGCTAGGAAGATCGTTGCTTTGGCGGAGAGGAAGCAGCAGCATCTAATGGTGGGCTTCTTGATGAGGTTTATTCCAGGCTTGCAGCGTATCAAGCAGGCTGTGGAAAAGGGCGAGATCGGCACTGTTGTTTATGCCACGGCTCGAAGGGTTTCGCAGTGGCCTGAGCGGATCGGCGATGTTGGTGTGGTCAAAGACTTGGCAATACATGACATAGATATTACGCGATACATTTTCAATGATGAGCCAGTAGAGGTCTACGCTAGAGCCGGCAGTTTTCGCCATAAGAAATTTGAAGACCACGCTCAGATACTGATAACATTCAAGGGGAAGAAAACTGCTTTCATCGAGGCCAATTGGTTGACGCCGTACAAGATTAGAAAGTTGACCGTGACTGGAAGCGAAGCCATAATGACGCTGGACTACATTACTCAGGAGATAATAATAGAAACGTCAGGGCAAACTATGGCGCCTCGATACGATGTGAAAGAACCATTGAAGCTTGAACTGCAACACTTCGCAACTAGCGTTTTAGACGACAAGAGACCCATCATCACAGGACTGGACGGCTTGAAAGCCCTGCAGATAGCTGAAGCAGCGCTGAAATCAGCAAGGAAAGGCTCAGCTGTCAAACTCAAACCATTGTAA
- the guaA gene encoding glutamine-hydrolyzing GMP synthase, with product MRYDTVLVLDFGGQYCHLIGRRVRERSVYSEIVPQDITPKEIKALGEKVNVKGLILSGGPDSVYQKDAPRCNPSILELNLPILGLCYGHQLIAQMVGGKVEPAQHKEYGVATAVIDKPLGVLKELGPKEKVWMSHGDTVFAMPEDYVILARSENSPVAAFGNEVKRVYGLQWHPEVIHTEHGSQMLGNFLFEVCKCEPNWQMKDFIKASVEEIKQNANEGKAIVALSGGIDSSTATALTAQALGKNLTAVFVDHGFMRAGEPEFVERTFGDIGIDFVSVNAHEQFLRKLKGITDPEEKRKIIGREFVRVFEVQARKVGAEYLVQGTIYPDRIESGFRKHSDKIKTHHNVAGLPTKIGFKSVIEPLRDLYKDEVRKVAEQLKLPREIAWRQPFPGPGLAVRVTGEITAEKVEVLRKADKIVTDEFEKAHLQDSLWQYFAVLTETKSTGVKGDARAYGYTVAVRAVESREAMTACFARIPYDVLERISTRITNEIPQIVRVVYDITHKPPATIEWE from the coding sequence ATGAGATACGACACAGTTCTTGTCCTTGATTTCGGCGGGCAATACTGCCATCTGATAGGCAGAAGAGTGCGTGAGCGAAGTGTCTATTCGGAAATCGTGCCACAAGACATTACTCCGAAAGAAATCAAGGCATTAGGCGAAAAAGTCAACGTTAAAGGCTTGATTCTTTCTGGCGGACCAGACAGCGTCTACCAAAAAGACGCGCCGAGGTGCAACCCAAGCATATTAGAGTTGAACCTGCCCATTTTGGGCTTGTGCTATGGTCATCAACTCATCGCACAAATGGTTGGCGGAAAGGTGGAACCTGCCCAACACAAAGAATATGGCGTCGCCACAGCAGTTATTGACAAGCCTCTAGGCGTGCTGAAGGAATTGGGACCAAAAGAAAAAGTGTGGATGAGCCACGGAGACACAGTCTTCGCAATGCCTGAAGACTACGTGATTCTGGCACGTTCAGAAAACTCCCCGGTCGCAGCATTCGGAAATGAAGTAAAGCGCGTGTACGGGTTACAGTGGCATCCCGAAGTGATCCACACAGAACACGGCAGCCAGATGTTGGGCAACTTCCTATTTGAAGTATGCAAATGTGAGCCTAACTGGCAGATGAAGGATTTCATTAAGGCTTCGGTTGAAGAGATAAAGCAAAATGCCAATGAGGGCAAGGCAATAGTGGCACTCAGCGGTGGCATAGATTCGAGCACTGCCACAGCTTTGACTGCGCAAGCTTTGGGCAAGAACTTGACAGCAGTATTTGTAGACCACGGCTTCATGAGGGCTGGGGAACCCGAATTCGTTGAAAGAACCTTTGGCGACATCGGCATCGATTTCGTCTCTGTAAATGCCCATGAACAGTTTTTGCGGAAGCTGAAAGGTATCACTGACCCTGAGGAGAAACGAAAGATTATAGGCCGAGAATTCGTGCGAGTTTTTGAAGTTCAAGCTCGAAAAGTGGGCGCTGAGTATCTAGTTCAGGGCACGATATATCCAGACCGCATCGAATCAGGGTTCCGCAAGCACTCTGACAAGATCAAAACTCACCACAATGTAGCGGGCCTACCCACGAAAATAGGGTTCAAAAGCGTGATTGAACCATTACGAGATCTTTACAAGGACGAAGTCAGAAAAGTCGCTGAGCAGTTGAAGTTGCCACGGGAAATTGCTTGGCGCCAACCGTTTCCAGGTCCAGGTCTGGCTGTGCGCGTGACTGGCGAAATTACAGCCGAGAAAGTCGAGGTTCTGCGCAAGGCTGACAAAATAGTAACAGACGAATTTGAGAAAGCGCACTTGCAAGACAGTTTGTGGCAGTACTTTGCGGTTCTGACTGAAACAAAGTCCACAGGCGTGAAGGGCGACGCTCGAGCATACGGCTATACTGTTGCTGTTAGAGCAGTTGAAAGCCGAGAAGCCATGACTGCCTGCTTTGCACGCATTCCCTATGACGTTCTGGAGAGAATCTCGACAAGAATAACGAACGAAATTCCGCAAATCGTGAGAGTTGTTTACGACATCACCCACAAACCGCCAGCAACGATAGAATGGGAGTAG
- the glnA gene encoding type I glutamate--ammonia ligase codes for MNGQDFKARENMAVCLSLIKHADHIMLHFVDLLGALKGRTVPAQEAESVLRDGVGFDGSSIPGYLSIHESDMVMKPDISTFAVLPRYFYDKAVVSFLCDTYLPDGRRFEGDSRYICSKKAEEARSHGYEPTAAAELEFYLVEKDTSRELRPVEHRVKENPRYFDIAPNRDITEPYRMDLSDTLSSMGIVVERQHHEVGSAQNEITFQYSNPITTADNITRYKLAAKAVADRKYNWTATFMPKPLFGKAGNGMHVHLGLFSTKTGKNLFYDPEGYACLSQACRYFIGGVLEHARALSAIAAPTVNSYKRLVPGYEAPVYLAWSRKNRSALVRVPEYFPGKENEARIEYRSPDPLCNPYLAYTVLFEAGLEGIKKKTEPGDPVDENVYHLTESRRKQLGIKTLPATLKEALDEWNNDDICIRALGRENAEKYRRLKMEEWREYQLAAKPATTSKVTKWEVQKYLLA; via the coding sequence ATGAACGGTCAAGACTTCAAAGCACGAGAAAACATGGCTGTTTGCCTATCTCTCATCAAACACGCCGACCACATAATGCTACACTTTGTAGACTTGCTGGGAGCCTTGAAAGGCCGAACAGTGCCCGCGCAAGAGGCAGAATCCGTTCTCAGAGACGGAGTAGGCTTCGACGGCTCCTCGATTCCAGGCTATCTCAGCATTCACGAGAGCGACATGGTCATGAAACCCGACATCTCCACATTTGCGGTCCTGCCTCGCTACTTCTATGACAAAGCAGTTGTAAGCTTCCTATGCGACACGTACTTACCTGACGGGAGACGTTTCGAAGGCGACTCGCGATACATCTGCTCAAAAAAGGCTGAAGAGGCACGAAGCCATGGCTACGAGCCTACAGCCGCTGCGGAACTCGAATTCTACCTAGTCGAAAAGGACACAAGCCGAGAGCTTCGACCTGTAGAACATAGAGTCAAAGAAAACCCGAGATATTTCGACATAGCGCCAAACAGAGACATTACGGAACCTTACCGCATGGACCTGAGTGATACACTGTCATCAATGGGCATCGTTGTCGAGCGACAACACCACGAAGTCGGCTCAGCACAAAACGAAATCACGTTCCAATACTCCAACCCGATTACTACAGCGGACAACATAACCCGCTACAAGCTAGCAGCCAAAGCAGTCGCCGATCGAAAATACAACTGGACAGCCACATTCATGCCAAAACCATTATTCGGCAAAGCTGGAAACGGCATGCACGTACACTTAGGCTTGTTCTCAACAAAAACGGGCAAGAACCTATTCTACGATCCAGAAGGATACGCTTGCCTTTCACAAGCCTGCAGATACTTCATAGGCGGCGTGCTCGAGCACGCACGAGCATTGTCAGCGATTGCCGCTCCTACAGTCAACAGTTACAAACGACTGGTACCCGGCTATGAGGCGCCTGTGTACTTGGCATGGAGCAGAAAAAACCGCTCAGCCCTAGTTAGAGTGCCCGAGTATTTTCCAGGCAAAGAGAATGAGGCTCGTATAGAATACAGAAGTCCAGATCCCTTGTGCAACCCATACCTAGCTTACACGGTTCTTTTTGAAGCAGGCTTAGAAGGAATAAAAAAGAAAACCGAACCAGGTGACCCTGTTGATGAAAACGTCTACCACCTAACAGAGTCACGACGAAAGCAACTGGGAATAAAGACTCTGCCAGCAACGCTCAAAGAAGCGTTGGACGAATGGAACAACGATGACATATGCATCAGAGCGCTTGGCAGAGAAAACGCCGAGAAATACAGGAGACTAAAGATGGAAGAATGGCGCGAGTACCAATTGGCTGCAAAGCCCGCAACTACCAGCAAGGTAACAAAATGGGAAGTGCAAAAATATCTCTTAGCATAG
- a CDS encoding Trm112 family protein — protein sequence MKRKLMDILACPIDKYYPLELHVFEEKDEIVDGVIICPKCTRWYPIRDEIPEMLPDELREEKDEIPFMKKWKDKFPPKIVSEGKPFNLKK from the coding sequence ATCAAGCGCAAGTTGATGGACATTCTTGCTTGCCCGATCGACAAATACTACCCACTCGAACTTCATGTTTTTGAGGAAAAAGACGAGATCGTTGATGGAGTCATAATCTGCCCAAAGTGCACGCGGTGGTATCCAATCAGAGATGAAATCCCCGAAATGTTACCAGATGAACTTAGAGAAGAAAAAGATGAAATTCCTTTCATGAAGAAATGGAAAGACAAGTTTCCACCAAAAATCGTCAGCGAAGGCAAACCGTTCAATCTAAAGAAATAG